AAGGCGGCCAGGGCCAGGCTCCGACAGGCGTGCAAGCGTGTTTCTCCCGGTGGCGCCCACACTCCGCGGGCGGGACAGAAGATGTCGGAAGACGGAGCCGCTGTCCACCGGGTTTTTTCAGGGATGCAAGAAATTCATGGCTCCGCAGAAATCCAAAGCGATGCGCCCGGGTTGTAGGCCCCGATCGTTCGCAGAACCCTTGGGCCATGAAGAAACGGGTTCGAGGCGCTGGGCCGAGGTGGAAGGCGATCGCCCGACAGGGTGCCGGGTCGATACCGCCCCGGGCACCTCGGCGGCGGGGTCACGGCTTGTCGACATCAACAGGGAAATTTTCAGCGGCAACCTAGGACGTCCGTGGCAAGAGGTCCATGGTGTCCTGGTGCAGGACGAGGGTCTGTGTCTTCCGTTTCGTGGTCCGGTGGCCGGTGCCTTGCGTACCCGAACTACGCGAGGGAGGAGCACCGATGGCGGTCAACGGGAGAGAGCGTTTCGGCACTTATCTGCGGGCCCTGAGGGAAGCCCGGCACCTGACCCTGGAAGAAGTGGAGCGTTTGACGAGCAACGAAGTCGAACCGGTCACACGCAGTCTGCTCTCGCGGCTCGAGAACGGCAAGGCCAGGGTTTCGACCCTCAAGTTGCTGGCGCTCGCCCGGGTCTATCGAGTGGGCCTCGGCCAACTGGCCGAACGCCTCGAGATCGACTGCGAGCTGGCTCTCGACGATCTGGAGGAGACGGCTTGCGTCGCGCCCCAGGAGTTGCTTCGTCGCGCCCGCCAGGCCGTACAGCACGGCCAGGCTTACCGGGCGTTGTTTCTCTACGAACAAGCCGAGATCGCCACCCTGGCCGATCCCCGCGGCGAGCGCGCACAGATGTGCGCTCGCCTCGGTGTGGCGGGGGCGATGCTTGCCGCGGCGCGGTATCGCAACGCTCGCAGCGTTCTCGAAGCGTTGGTGGCCGAGCCTCTCTGCGGGGAGGATCGCGGCCGGGTGCTCTTCCTGCTGTCCCGCTGCTACCTGGGTCTCGAGCAGCACCTGCTGGCGGGGGCGATGATCGACTCCCTGCATCGCCTCGGTGGCGAGGTGCCTGCCGACATCGCGGCCCAGGTCGTCGCCGTGGAAGCCGAGATTCGGGAGTGGGAAGGCAGCCTGGAACCGGCGAAGGAATCCTGGTTGCTCTTCCTCGATCACGCCCGGTGCGGCGGAGACTATGAAGGCGGTGTGCGGGCGATGGTGGCGCTGGCCGGCATCGAACGTCGCCTGGGGCGGGAGTCCGACGCTTCCCGCTGGCTCCGGCAGGCTCGCTCCCGGGCCGAGGACCTGGGCTTCGCTCCCCTGCTGGTCAAGGTCTGCATCGAACGCGCGCGCCTCGACCTGGTTCGCGGACAGGAACAGCGGGCGCGGCGGGAACTGGCGGAAGGGCGCCGGATCGCCCGCCCCCTGCGTTTGCACCGGGACCTCTTCGAGATCTACCTCGAACTCTGGCGCCTGGCCGAGCGCGAGGGGCAAGCCGGCCAGGCCCGGGCCTGCCTGGGCAGCCTCCGGCAGCTCTCGCGCCTGCTCGAACGCATCCCCTCCCATGCCCGCGACCTGGTCGAGCGGCTCGGGTGGGGCTCCAGCGTCTCCGCCGCCTGCTGACGCGACCGTCAGACGGGTCGTGGCGGCAGGCTCGAGGGGCCGCGCAGACGCAGCCAGAATGCCAGCAGGGCCGCCACCGCAGCGAGTCCCAGGGCCAGTCCGAGCCAGATGCCACGCAGCCCCAGGCCCAGTCCCTCGATGCCGCCGGGGAGGCGCTCGAAGGCCAGCCAGAGGGCGCAGGGCAGGGCGAGAGCGTAGTAGCCGAGGAAGTTGATCACTGCGGAGGGGCGCGTGGTGCCCATGCCGCGGAGGACGCCGCTGGCCACCGCCTGGAAACCGTCGAAGACCTGGAAGGCGGCGGCGATGGGCAGAATGCCGGCGCCCAGAACAATCACCTCCATCGCCGCCGGAGTGCCCCGGGGGACGAAGATCGCGGGCAGGCTCCGGCGAAAGATCACGAAGGTCAGGGCGAATCCGGTCATCATGGCGGTGGCCAGGGCCAGGCCCGTCCACGCCGCCTTCTCGGCGCGGGACCGTTGGCCGGCGCCGATCAGGTTGCCGACCCGGGTGGTGCAGGCGATGGAAATACCCATGGCCGCCATGAACGAGAAGGAGGTGATCTTGAGCACGATGGTGTGGGCCGCCAGGGCCCGGGTACCGAGCCAGCCGGCGAAGAGGGTCGTCAGCGTGAAAGCCCAGATCTCGAGGCCGATCTGCAGCCCCACGGGGAGGCCGTGGCGGAGCACTTCCACCAGGGCGCGGGGCGAGACGGCCTGCCGGCTCCAGCCCTCCCAGGCCCCCTCGTAGAGTCGGAGGCCGACGATGGCCAGCACCAGGGAGAGCATCATGAACGCCCGCGTCAGCCCCGAGGCGATGGCGGCGCCCCGGACACCCAGGGCGGGAAAGCCGAGCTCGCCGAAGATCAGAACCCAGTTGAGGGCGACGTTGACCAGGTTGGCCGCCAGGATGATGACCAGGGGGGGGAGCATCATGCCGCGGCCCTGGAGGTACTGGCGCAGGGCGATGTAGACCAGGAACGGGGCGATGGAGAAGGCCTGGGCCCGGATGTAGGAGTCGGCCGATTCCACGAGGATCGGGTCCTGGCCGGCGGCGAGCAGGGCGGGGCCCGCGAGCCACCAGGCGGCCGTGATGCCGGGAGTCAGCAGCAGGGCGATGACCACGCCGTGCTGCAAGGCGGCACCCGCGCGCGGGCCGAGACCGGCGCCATGGGCCTGACTGACGATGGGATCGATGCCCATCACCACTCCCATGGCGACGACCAGGGTGGCCACGATCCACAGGTCGCCGAGGGAGACCGCCGCCAGGGCGTCGGAGCCGAGCCGTCCCACCATCCACAGATCCACCAGCCCGATCAGCATCCACCCGAGCTGAGCGGCGGCGACGGGCAGCGCCAAGTGAACGATGGGCCGGACCTCACCCGGCACCGACATGGGAATCCTCCGGTCGGCCCGGTCGCCGTTCACCACGCCTCGGCCGTGGCGCAGGTCCGGGGATGACAGGCAGTCTGACCGGTGAACCCCTTCGCCGAAGGGGTTCACGACGGTCGCGGGTTACAGCAGGCTCGCGAGGAACTTGTCGCTCAGGGCGGCGGGATGGCCGCGCCAGACCACCCTGCCGTCCTTGATGATGGCGGCGGCGGGGATGCCCTGCACGCCGAAGTAACGGCTCAGGCCGCCCTTCTCCTTGGCGATCGGGTAGGTCAGTTTCTGCTGCTCGATGAAGTCGGTGACCTTCTGCTCGGTGGCGCTCCTGGTGATCTTGGTCAGGCCGACGATCTGCAGTCCCTTGGGGTGGAGGGTCTCCCACAGGCGCTGCACCTTGGGCACTTCCCGGCGGCAGTGGGGACACCAGACTTCCCAAAAGATCAGCAGCGTGGGCTTGGAAGATGTGAGATCGACTTCTTTCTCGCCCTGGTACCATTTTTCGATATCCCAGGCCTGCGGGCTCTTTTTGCCCACCACGGCCAGTTCGGCACTGGCGCGGGCGGCCCGGGTACCGGCGTATTTCTTCCTGAATTCCTCGAGTCGCGCCTGAACCTGGTCGATTTTGCCTTCTTCGACCAGTTTGCGGATGGCGGAGATCTCGGCGCCGGCGGCCTTCTCCCGCGCGGGATCGCCGGAGGGCTTCTTCGCGCGGACCTGCCGTTCGAGCTGGGCGACACGCTGCTCGAGCTTGCGCAACTTCTCACCCTTGCCCGCCGTGGGGGCGATCTTTTTCTCGAGCGCGGCGAGCTGCTGCTGGAGCTGCGCGACCTGCTTTTCGAGGGCCTCGATTCTCTCCGTCTTGCTGTCGGCCGGCGCCGGCGCCACAAGGATCGCCGCGACGGCGGCCACGGACAGGATTCTCCAACGCTTCATGCTCTTCCTCCGCATCTCCGGGCGTCGTCCTCCGGCGCGACGCCAGCCGTGTTTTTTTCCACCAGGCGCTGAAGTCTAGCTGATTTCCCCGGTCGGGGCTTCCAGCCGGCCTCCGCGGAGCCGGGGCACCCGGTCGATGCGATCGGCGACAAGGCAGGCGTCGAGGTCTTCCGGGCGGTAGTTGGGTTGGGCGGGATCGAGGAATTTGCGGCCTTCGGGGTGGGCGCGGATTTCGGTGAATGCGGCCTCCAGGTCGAAAGGGCGGTCTTCGAGCAGGGCCTCGATGTAGGCGGCGGCGGCCTCGTCCTCCGGAGCCGGGCGGGTGCCTTCGACGCCCAGCGGGAGGAGGCTCACATCGTCCGGCTGGATCCGGCGCAGATGATCGGCCACCGCCCGCGCATTGAGAAAGCAGCCGACGATCACCCGGGCGCCGGCTTCGGCGGCCGCCACCATGCCCCGGCTGCCGGCGGAGGTGGTGAGGATCACGGTGCGCCCGGTAAAGGTCCGCGCCGCGGCCTCGAACGGAGAGTTGCCCATCTCGAAACCCCCGGGGGGCAGACCCCGCCGCTCGCCGGCGAGAATCCAATCGGGGTTCTTGCGCTTGAACTCCCGGGCCCGCTCCAGGGTTTCGGCGGGAACCACGGCGCGGGCGCCGCGATCGAAGAGGGTGACGATGTGGGACGAGGCCCGCAGGACGTCGATGGCCACCGCGACGCCCCGTGCCTGGCGGGCACCGGCGAGCAGGGACAGGCGCTGGATACGCATCACAGGCCCGCGGTGGCGAGAAAGCCCGCCACGGCTTCGGCGAATGCCGCCTGCTGGTCGACGAAGGGCCAGTGACCGGCGGGACCGATCTTCACCCGGCGGATCCGGGCCCGTGCCAGCAGCTCGAGGGATTCTTCGCTGGCGCCACCCGGGGAGCCCGCGATGTAGATCACCGGTGTTTCGAGACGCGCCAGCCGGTCGGCCAGGTTTCCCGGCGCGGAGATTTCGACCAGCTCCCGGGCGTTGAGGTGATAGGCCGCGGGCATGGCGAGTCGCAGGCTCGCGTAGTAGCCCCGCAGCGCAGGCTGCCGGCGACCATCTTCGTAGACCTGCTCGAGCAGACGGCGGAAATCATGGTCGACGAAAAGTTCGAAGGATGTGGCCGCGGCTGGAGACGAGAAGGTGCAGTCCCCGCCGGAGAGGTTGCCGTCGACGTCGATCAGGGCGGCCAGGGCGCCGGGCCGGGCCTCGGCGAGGAGCTGGGCGACCACGCCGCCCATGGAGTGCCCGACGAGTACGGGGGGCCGGGAGCAGGACTCGGCGATCCAGGCCGCCAGCCACCGGGCCTGCTCGGCCAGGGGGAGAGGGCGCTCGGGCCACGGGCTGCGTCCGTAGCCCGGTAGATCGGGGACCAGGCGCCGGCGCGCGGCCAGCAGGGGATGCATCGCGATCTCTTCGAAACAGAGGCCGGACTCTCCCAGGCCGTGGACGAAGACCAGCGGCGCCAGGTCGTCGTCGCCCGGGTAGTCGCGCACGAAGATGTCGTATCCATGGGACTTCCGGAGCCGGTGTTGGACGGTGGCGCTCATGGGTCGTCTCCCGGTGCGTGTCGCCGCGCCGCGGGGCATTATCGCGGGACCCACCGCGGGCGGCAAAACCCCGCTCCGCCGGGTCGGAGGCCTGTCGATGGAACCGAAGGGTGTGTCCCGGCCGCTTCTCGCGGCCCTGTGCCTGCTGGTCGGGTTGACCGGCGTGGCCTTGTGGAAGACCGCGACTCCGGGCCCGGCGTCGATGGTGCTGAGTTCCGCTCCGGAAGGGATCATGGGCACCACCTGCCGGATCTCGGTGGTGGTTCCGGTGGGCCGGCAGGCGACGGCCCGCGAGGCCCTGGCCGCCGCCGAGGCCGAGTTGCGACGGGTCGAGGCCCTGATGAGCACCTGGATCGACGATTCGGAGGTTTCCCGCCTCAACCGTCTGCGGGCAGGGGACACCATGGAAGTTTCTCGCGAGACCGCGGAGGTGCTCGCCGCCGCCCGACGCCTGGGGCGCGAGACCGGAGGCGGCTTCGACGTGACCTGTCGTCCGCTGGTGGAACTCTGGCGCCGGGCGGGCCGGGAAAACCGTCTCCCCTCCCGCCAGGCGATCGACGCGGCCCTGGCCCTGGTGGGATGGAAGGGGCTTCGGGTCGAGGGGCGAAAGGTGCTGAAGGTGCTCGGTGGAGCACGGGTCGATCTCGGCGGCATCGCCAAGGGCTACGGCATCGATCGTGCCGTGGGAGCCCTCGAGAGCGCGGGGATCGGAGGCGGGCTGGTCGACGTGGGGGGCGACCTGCGGCTGACCGGGGAGCCTCCCGGGGGTGGGCCGTGGCGGGTCGAGATTCTCGACCCGGCGGGCGAGAAGGTCTGGGCCCGGTTGAGCGTGCCTTTCGGCCGCGCGGTCTGCACCTCGGGGCACGGTCTGCGCTTCGTCACCATCGCCGGCCGCCGCCTGAGTCATATCGTCGATCCTCGCCGGGGGTGGCCGGCGGAGGCCAGCGTCTCGGTGACGGTGATCGCGCCCAGCGCCATGGAAGCCGACGCCTGGGCCACCGCCCTGGCCGTGGAGGGCGCACCGGGGCTGGCACGCCTGGACGCCGTCGAGGGGGTCGAGGCCATGGTGATCGAGAAGGGGCCTGAGGGGCTTCGGGCCCGGTTGAGCGCGGGCTTTCCCGCCCCGGAGCCCGGGCCGGGCTTTCCCCCCTGGCGGCGGGTGGCTGGTGGCTCGGTTCGACCCTGATCATTCCCCTGTGGTTTCGTTCCCCCTGTTCGGCCTATATTCACCGGGAATCCTGCGGGGTTCCGGAGGGAGCGGTATGCAGACCTGGATCGTCACCGGCGGGGCCGGCTTCATCGGCAGCAACTTCGTGCGCCTGGCCCTGGACCGGACCTCGGCGCGGATCGTGGTCTACGACAAGCTGACCTATGCGGGCAGCCTCGAGAGCCTGGCCGATGTGCGGGAGGATCCGCGCTTCCTCTTCGTCCACGGTGATATCGCCGACCGCCAGGCGGTGGGCCGGTTGCTCGATGAACACCGGCCGGATGTGCTGGTGAACTTCGCGGCGGAGAGCCATGTGGATCGTTCGATCGATGATCCCGGCACCTTTATCGAGACCAATATCCGCGGTACCTGGACCCTGCTCGAGGAGAGCCGCAGGATGCTCGCGGCGCGGGAGGCAAAGGCGCGGGAGGCGTTCCGCTTCCTCCAGGTCTCCACCGACGAGGTCTATGGCAGCCTGGGCGAGGAGGGGGCCTTCAGCGAGACCACACCGTACGCGCCGAATTCCCCCTACGCCGCGTCGAAGGCGGCGGCGGACCACATCGCCCGTTCCTACCAGCGTACGTTCGGCATGGGGGTCGTG
The Acidobacteriota bacterium DNA segment above includes these coding regions:
- a CDS encoding TlpA disulfide reductase family protein; this encodes MKRWRILSVAAVAAILVAPAPADSKTERIEALEKQVAQLQQQLAALEKKIAPTAGKGEKLRKLEQRVAQLERQVRAKKPSGDPAREKAAGAEISAIRKLVEEGKIDQVQARLEEFRKKYAGTRAARASAELAVVGKKSPQAWDIEKWYQGEKEVDLTSSKPTLLIFWEVWCPHCRREVPKVQRLWETLHPKGLQIVGLTKITRSATEQKVTDFIEQQKLTYPIAKEKGGLSRYFGVQGIPAAAIIKDGRVVWRGHPAALSDKFLASLL
- a CDS encoding 2-phosphosulfolactate phosphatase encodes the protein MRIQRLSLLAGARQARGVAVAIDVLRASSHIVTLFDRGARAVVPAETLERAREFKRKNPDWILAGERRGLPPGGFEMGNSPFEAAARTFTGRTVILTTSAGSRGMVAAAEAGARVIVGCFLNARAVADHLRRIQPDDVSLLPLGVEGTRPAPEDEAAAAYIEALLEDRPFDLEAAFTEIRAHPEGRKFLDPAQPNYRPEDLDACLVADRIDRVPRLRGGRLEAPTGEIS
- a CDS encoding FAD:protein FMN transferase produces the protein MEPKGVSRPLLAALCLLVGLTGVALWKTATPGPASMVLSSAPEGIMGTTCRISVVVPVGRQATAREALAAAEAELRRVEALMSTWIDDSEVSRLNRLRAGDTMEVSRETAEVLAAARRLGRETGGGFDVTCRPLVELWRRAGRENRLPSRQAIDAALALVGWKGLRVEGRKVLKVLGGARVDLGGIAKGYGIDRAVGALESAGIGGGLVDVGGDLRLTGEPPGGGPWRVEILDPAGEKVWARLSVPFGRAVCTSGHGLRFVTIAGRRLSHIVDPRRGWPAEASVSVTVIAPSAMEADAWATALAVEGAPGLARLDAVEGVEAMVIEKGPEGLRARLSAGFPAPEPGPGFPPWRRVAGGSVRP
- a CDS encoding MATE family efflux transporter, translated to MSVPGEVRPIVHLALPVAAAQLGWMLIGLVDLWMVGRLGSDALAAVSLGDLWIVATLVVAMGVVMGIDPIVSQAHGAGLGPRAGAALQHGVVIALLLTPGITAAWWLAGPALLAAGQDPILVESADSYIRAQAFSIAPFLVYIALRQYLQGRGMMLPPLVIILAANLVNVALNWVLIFGELGFPALGVRGAAIASGLTRAFMMLSLVLAIVGLRLYEGAWEGWSRQAVSPRALVEVLRHGLPVGLQIGLEIWAFTLTTLFAGWLGTRALAAHTIVLKITSFSFMAAMGISIACTTRVGNLIGAGQRSRAEKAAWTGLALATAMMTGFALTFVIFRRSLPAIFVPRGTPAAMEVIVLGAGILPIAAAFQVFDGFQAVASGVLRGMGTTRPSAVINFLGYYALALPCALWLAFERLPGGIEGLGLGLRGIWLGLALGLAAVAALLAFWLRLRGPSSLPPRPV
- a CDS encoding alpha/beta hydrolase; this encodes MSATVQHRLRKSHGYDIFVRDYPGDDDLAPLVFVHGLGESGLCFEEIAMHPLLAARRRLVPDLPGYGRSPWPERPLPLAEQARWLAAWIAESCSRPPVLVGHSMGGVVAQLLAEARPGALAALIDVDGNLSGGDCTFSSPAAATSFELFVDHDFRRLLEQVYEDGRRQPALRGYYASLRLAMPAAYHLNARELVEISAPGNLADRLARLETPVIYIAGSPGGASEESLELLARARIRRVKIGPAGHWPFVDQQAAFAEAVAGFLATAGL
- a CDS encoding helix-turn-helix transcriptional regulator — protein: MAVNGRERFGTYLRALREARHLTLEEVERLTSNEVEPVTRSLLSRLENGKARVSTLKLLALARVYRVGLGQLAERLEIDCELALDDLEETACVAPQELLRRARQAVQHGQAYRALFLYEQAEIATLADPRGERAQMCARLGVAGAMLAAARYRNARSVLEALVAEPLCGEDRGRVLFLLSRCYLGLEQHLLAGAMIDSLHRLGGEVPADIAAQVVAVEAEIREWEGSLEPAKESWLLFLDHARCGGDYEGGVRAMVALAGIERRLGRESDASRWLRQARSRAEDLGFAPLLVKVCIERARLDLVRGQEQRARRELAEGRRIARPLRLHRDLFEIYLELWRLAEREGQAGQARACLGSLRQLSRLLERIPSHARDLVERLGWGSSVSAAC